The following is a genomic window from Geoalkalibacter halelectricus.
GGCTCAACTGAAACCAGTCGCGGCAGGTCACGCGGTTGCCGGTCCAATTGTGGAAATACTCGTGACCGATAACGCCTTCGATGTTCTGGTAATCGAGGTCGGTCGCGGTGTCGGGGCGCGCCAGGACGTACTTGGAGTTGAAGATGTTGAGCCCCTTGTTTTCCATGGCGCCCATGTTGAAATCGTCCACGGCGACGATCATGTACTGATCGAGGTCGCATTCCAGACCGAAGCGCTCCTCGTCCCAGCGCATGGCGTTCTTCAGGGCGTGCATGGCGTGGGCGCACTTGTCGAGATTGTGCGCTTCCACGTATATCTGCAGGGTAATGGGGCGCTCCGAACGGGTGGTGAAGGTATCTTCGAGGCAGGCGAGCTTGCCCGCCACCAGGGCGAACAGGTAGGAGGGCTTGGGGAAGGGATCATCCCATTCGGCGAAGTGCCTGCCGCCTTCGAGTTCGCCATGGGCCACGCGGTTGCCGTTGGCGAGCAGCACCGGAAAACGCTCGCGGTCGGCGACCAGGGTGGTGCGGTAGACGGTCATGACGTCGGGGCGGTCGGGAAAATAGGTGATGCGCCGGAACCCCTCGGGCTCGCATTGGGTGCACAGGTTGCCGCTGGAGAGATATAGCCCTTCCAGGGCACCGTTGTCCTTAGGGTTGAGCAGGGTTTCGACCTCCAGGACAAAGCGCTCCGGCACCTCGCTAACCACCAGCCGCTCCTCGTCGCGGTAATATTCCTCGCCGCTAAGCTCGCGTCCATCCATGTGCAGGCTCAACAGGTGCAGCTGGTTGCCGTCGAGCACCAGGGGTTGCCTCGGCGCCGCCGTCGCCGGGTTGCGCCGCAACTCCAGGGTCGCCTTGACGCGGGTGGCGGCTTCATCGAGATCGAAATGCAGGTTGACCCGCTCGACCAGATAGGCCGGCGGGCAATAGTCTTCAAGATGGATGGTTTTGTTGCGGTTCATCGCGCCTCGTTTCGTGGGGTGACAGTGAAATCCCTCAAGCTCTTTTGCCTCTCCAACCTATTGTCCTTATCCAACTGATTTGTCAAGAGCAACCCGTTACACAGAAGGAATAAAAATCTTTTTCATGTGTGATTTTTTTTCTTGATCTTTTCATTCGCTTCGCCTAAAGTTTGCCAGTAAGCATGCTTTAATTTTTTTCGTCTAAAAACAGCGAGTCATGACCATGAAAATTGCGAGCTCTCTGCTGAATTGGCTCACCAGGGCAACCACGGCTCAGGAAGTTAATCTTCCCAACACCCAAGTCCAGCCCGAAAAAGTTGTCTCTCCCGGTACGACATCGGCACCGGCGGACAAAGTGCAATTTTCCGAATTGGCGCAAAAGCTCAGCCAAACACCCCCTGCGGAAATCGAGGCTCATATCACCCTTGAGGAACGCCTCGCCTTGCGCCAGGAACCCCAAACCCAGACCTACAAACCAAGTCTCATGCAGATGGCCAAGAAGTTTTTGGGCATGGGCATGACCTAAGCCCTCTCCTATAATCCCGAAAAAGCCGGCGCCTCCAACGCCGGCTTTTTTTATGTTCATTGTTCTGCTAAACTCAGACAGAAGAAGTAAGGAATCACCCTTTGTTCTGTTTCTGTGAGGTTCTTGCCTTGACGCCGAATTGCTGTTGGAATCTAGACTTGGAGTCCATTGAGGGCTGTCCGAACCTCGCCGACGGCGACGAGGAACTGCTGTTCAACAAAAAGAAGCGGCTGATGGAGCGTTGCTTCGAATGCCCGCGCTTCTACGAGGATCTGCTTCAATTACGTCATCAAGGGGAACTCTCGGCCGAGCTGCTCGGGGTCGCTCTTGAGAGCCTTCGCGACCTGCGCTTGCAGCGCCAGGAGCTTCGCGGCGAACTTGAGGTTCGCAATCGCGAATTCGAGTTTCTCCATGAGGTGACATCGACCATTCAATCCAGCCTCAACCTGGATGAAATCATCGCCTGGGCACTGACCGCGATCACCGCCGGACAGGGTTTCGGCTTCAACCGCGCCATCCTGCTGCTGGTCGATGCCCCCAGGCAAAACCTCAACGGTTATGTCGCCGTCGGCCCCCGGCGCCTGGAAGACGCGCAGCGCATCTGGCACGAAATCGAGGAAAAACACTATAGCCTGCAAGAAATGGCGCAGCGTTTTTTCACGGAGAAAATGCCTGCCGAGAAGGAAAAATTTCGCGACCTCCTCGACCTACTTTCCCTGCCCCTGGCGAAAAACAACCATTTGTTCATAGACACGCTTAACAACTCCGCCAGTCGCCACATTCACAATCTCTGGCAGGAGCCGCAAATCGACCGACACCAGGTTGAGGCCCTGGAGGTCAGCGAAATCGTCCTGGTGCCCTTGAAGAGCCACAAGCGCCGGGTGGGATTGCTGCTTGCCGACAATATCGTCAACCGTCGCCCCATCAGCCGCCACGACCTGCGTCTCCTCGAAACCTTCGCGCGCCCCCTGGCCTTTGCCATTGAGAGGGGGGCCTTGCATGAGCAGTTGCAAAAGGAACTGGGCAAGGTCCGCGACGCCCACCAGCGCCTGCAACAGCAGCAGGAAGAGATGGTGCGCATGGAAAAGATGGCGCTGGTGGGAAAAATCGTCTCGCATTTCTCCCACTCCATCCGCAATCCCCTGATGATCATCGGCGGCTTCGCCCGGTCCTTGAGCCGGCAAATCCCCGAGGGCGACGAACGTCGCCGCTACATCGAATCCATCGTCCGCGAAACGCGCAAGCTCGAAGATGTCCTCCAGGAAGCCCTCAACTATTCGGAAGCCCTGCACCCGACCTTTGATCTGTGGGATATCAACCAGTTGTTGACCACGGTCTACGGCGGTCTGCTTGAGGACATGGACTTGGGAGGCGTTGCCGCGCATTTCGACCTGAGTGTCGGCCTGCCCCTGGCGCGCATCGACTTTAAGCAAATGAGCTACTGCCTGCGCAGCCTTTTCAACAATGCGCTGGAGGCCATGCCCCAAGGCGGCAAGTTGACCATTTCCACCCGGGCCTCGGATACCCACCTGATGATTGAAATCCGTGATTCCGGCCCCGGCATCGCTCCGGAAATCCTCGACCAGGTGGAATCGCCCTTCGCCACCAACAACGGCAAGACGACCGGCCTTGGCCTCTCTCTGTGTTCACGCATTTTGCGCGGCCATGGCGGCACCTTCTCCCTGGCTAACAGCGAACAAGGCGGGGCGGTGGTCACATTGAGCTTGCCCCTGCAATAAACATCCGCGCTCCTCGCCTTGCCTCTGAGAGCTTTTCATGCCCCCTTTTAGCGATTGCCTCATTGATACCCCGGTGGAACTTTCCCGTGGCGACTTGCGTGCCATGATGCATCTGGCCCGCAGCCTGTTCCATCTTAGCCGACTGCCCGCCTACCGCGACCTGATTGCACCTGAGGCTCCCCCGATCGCCGCCTTCGATCCTCGCCATGACGCCGTTATGATGGGGTATGATTTTCACCTCGATTCGCAGGGGCCGCGGCTGATCGAGGTCAACACCAATGCCGGCGGCGGGCTGCTGGCAATTCTCTCCCACGGCGCCTCAGATCTAACCGCTGCCGGGGCACTCCCGCGACGTCTGCGGGAGAAAATCCTTTCCCCCTTTTATCAGGAAATGTACCGATACTCCGGAGGCCGGTCCAGGCGGCCAGGGCGCATCGCCATTATCGACGAGGAGCCGGGCGGACAATTTCTCTATCCGGAAATGCAGGGGTTTCAGCGCCTGTTCGAGCAAGACGGCGTATCGACGGCCATCATCGATCCGACGGAGGTCGAGGAGCGCGAGGAGGGATTGTTCCACCAGGGAGAGATGCTTGATCTGATCTACAACCGCCACTGTGATTTTTATCTGGAAACGCCGACCATGCAGCCCATCGCCAGGGCCTATGCCGGCGGCCGTGTCTGCCTGACGCCCAACCCTTTTGCCTACGGGCTGCTGGGCGACAAGCGCCGCATGGCTCTGTGGTCCGATGAGAAGGTGCTGCGTGCCTTACCCTTGAAGGAAGCGGAAATTCACCGAATCCTGGATGCCGTACCCTATACCCGGCTACTTGCCGAACTGGGC
Proteins encoded in this region:
- a CDS encoding sensor histidine kinase encodes the protein MESIEGCPNLADGDEELLFNKKKRLMERCFECPRFYEDLLQLRHQGELSAELLGVALESLRDLRLQRQELRGELEVRNREFEFLHEVTSTIQSSLNLDEIIAWALTAITAGQGFGFNRAILLLVDAPRQNLNGYVAVGPRRLEDAQRIWHEIEEKHYSLQEMAQRFFTEKMPAEKEKFRDLLDLLSLPLAKNNHLFIDTLNNSASRHIHNLWQEPQIDRHQVEALEVSEIVLVPLKSHKRRVGLLLADNIVNRRPISRHDLRLLETFARPLAFAIERGALHEQLQKELGKVRDAHQRLQQQQEEMVRMEKMALVGKIVSHFSHSIRNPLMIIGGFARSLSRQIPEGDERRRYIESIVRETRKLEDVLQEALNYSEALHPTFDLWDINQLLTTVYGGLLEDMDLGGVAAHFDLSVGLPLARIDFKQMSYCLRSLFNNALEAMPQGGKLTISTRASDTHLMIEIRDSGPGIAPEILDQVESPFATNNGKTTGLGLSLCSRILRGHGGTFSLANSEQGGAVVTLSLPLQ